Proteins encoded by one window of Microbacterium testaceum:
- a CDS encoding sensor histidine kinase — protein MRFATRMLLVQIATQLVVVAVCTAVFAWLGVQQLKAEADSSALNIARSVAEAPEVRERVAQYSADPGTPDAAGLRGGELQQYAADVTARTQGLFVVITDDHGIRLAHPDPDRLGEVVSTSFVDALAGREVVTWETGTLGESARAKVPVYPPGGGAPVGEVSVGFERASVFDDLPALIGGIAVAVALAVAIGAVVALLMRRRLERLTLGVQPEELVSLVQTQTAVLESADEGVLALDDAGVVRVCTPSAERLLGITDAVGHRLDELGLPAAVVDALSESGSSSGLPLGDRVVFLDVRPVRRGTRTLGRVATLRDRTDVIALSGRLDSVRAMGDALRVQRHENANRLHAAVGLLDAGRTDEARAFLADLVDRGSVDWAVPGIELVGDPMLQSFLGAKALSARERGVALRVADDTFSAASIDDVEDVVAVLGNLIDNAVTAAASAPEPRGVEVSVLDDADAVVLTVADTGPGIADVEAIFAPRERGDDPDAVHGLGIGLPLSREFARRRGGEVWVVDAGGGDHGAVVAARLPGVRGGTSEREGTSE, from the coding sequence ATGAGGTTCGCCACGCGAATGCTCCTCGTGCAGATCGCCACCCAGCTGGTGGTCGTGGCCGTCTGCACCGCCGTCTTCGCGTGGCTCGGCGTGCAGCAGCTCAAGGCCGAGGCGGATTCCTCGGCCCTCAACATCGCCCGCTCCGTGGCCGAAGCGCCCGAGGTGCGCGAGCGCGTGGCACAGTACTCGGCCGATCCCGGCACTCCGGATGCCGCGGGCCTCCGCGGCGGCGAGCTGCAGCAGTACGCGGCCGACGTGACCGCCCGCACGCAGGGCTTGTTCGTCGTGATCACCGACGACCACGGCATCCGTCTCGCGCACCCCGATCCGGACCGCTTGGGCGAGGTCGTCAGCACGAGCTTCGTCGACGCGCTCGCCGGGCGCGAGGTCGTGACGTGGGAGACAGGGACGCTCGGCGAATCGGCCCGCGCCAAAGTGCCGGTGTATCCGCCCGGTGGGGGAGCGCCCGTGGGCGAGGTGAGCGTCGGTTTCGAGCGCGCGAGCGTGTTCGACGACCTCCCGGCCCTCATCGGTGGGATCGCGGTCGCCGTGGCGCTCGCCGTGGCGATCGGGGCCGTGGTCGCCCTGCTGATGCGCCGCCGACTCGAGCGACTGACCCTCGGCGTCCAGCCCGAAGAGCTGGTGTCGCTCGTGCAGACGCAGACCGCCGTTCTCGAGAGCGCCGACGAGGGAGTGCTCGCCCTCGACGACGCGGGTGTCGTGCGGGTGTGCACGCCCTCCGCCGAGCGGCTCCTCGGGATCACGGATGCCGTGGGCCACCGCCTCGACGAGCTGGGCCTCCCGGCGGCCGTCGTCGACGCTCTGTCGGAATCGGGTTCGTCGAGCGGCCTCCCGCTGGGTGATCGCGTGGTCTTCCTCGACGTGCGTCCGGTGCGCCGCGGAACGCGCACGCTCGGCCGGGTGGCGACGCTGCGGGACCGCACCGACGTCATCGCCCTCTCGGGGCGCCTCGACAGCGTGCGCGCCATGGGCGATGCCCTGCGCGTGCAGCGCCACGAGAACGCCAACCGCCTGCACGCCGCGGTGGGTCTTCTCGACGCCGGACGCACCGACGAAGCGCGAGCGTTTCTCGCCGACCTCGTCGACCGCGGGTCGGTGGACTGGGCCGTGCCCGGCATCGAACTCGTCGGCGACCCCATGCTGCAGTCGTTCCTCGGTGCCAAGGCGCTGTCGGCGCGTGAGCGCGGCGTCGCCCTGCGCGTGGCCGACGACACGTTCTCGGCCGCCTCGATCGACGACGTCGAAGACGTGGTCGCCGTGCTCGGCAACCTCATCGACAATGCCGTGACGGCCGCGGCGTCCGCTCCCGAACCCCGCGGGGTCGAGGTGAGCGTGCTCGACGACGCCGACGCGGTCGTGTTGACGGTGGCCGACACGGGTCCCGGCATCGCCGACGTCGAGGCGATCTTCGCGCCGCGCGAGCGCGGAGATGATCCGGATGCCGTGCACGGACTCGGCATCGGACTCCCGCTCTCGCGCGAGTTCGCCCGGCGCCGGGGCGGCGAGGTGTGGGTGGTCGACGCGGGCGGCGGTGACCACGGCGCGGTGGTGGCGGCGCGACTGCCAGGCGTGCGAGGCGGGACGAGCGAGCGAGAGGGAACGAGCGAGTGA